One Buteo buteo chromosome 5, bButBut1.hap1.1, whole genome shotgun sequence DNA window includes the following coding sequences:
- the LOC142031548 gene encoding RNA-binding protein 44-like, producing the protein MDSILPPQIATSKEVSEKNDRHIHSVSVKQDNPLLSARARAPAVAMQFCRLAGDSDFYSCEESGMCARGTSCLDCTAKDAETQFPVSAILPSKNPFFGVEVADKSSHGNTSCLNSEHHETLKNVTSDSMVNQAVDASSDFRACFTTSRSTSAQVCLSSRATNTEITMMNKSRPVGWCRERCADVACNTDWSCGAGSTEEIPLQLTDTLEEHSDGNTATAERSSQIQEQWESKNELCSSDLKISTDRPVHLDKQAVKNSTSSYCQKILQRAIEAELQILNIHYQMCYQHCLKIYKLALEENTGFSRHVLCPFK; encoded by the exons ATGGACAGCATACTGCCACCCCAAATTGCTACAAGCAAAGAAGTGTCTGAAAAGAACGATAGACACATTCACAGTGTCTCAGTGAAGCAAGACAATCCTTTACTGTCAGCAAGGGCAAGGGCCCCTGCAGTAGCCATGCAATTTTGCAGACTTGCAGGGGATTCTGATTTCTACAGTTGTGAAGAATCTGGTATGTGTGCACGTGGTACCAGCTGCCTTGACTGTACTGCAAAGGATGCTGAAACCCAATTTCCAGTCTCTGCAATTCTCCCTAGCAAGAACCCCTTTTTTGGGGTGGAAGTTGCAGATAAATCCTCCCATGGAAATACCAGCTGTCTGAACTCGGAGCATCATGAAACCTTGAAAAATGTTACCAGTGACTCTATGGTTAACCAGGCTGTTGATGCGAGTTCTGATTTTAGAGCTTGCTTTACAACAAGCAGAAGTACCAGTGCTCAGGTTTGTCTGTCGTCCAGGGCTACTAATACAGAGATAACAATGATGAACAAATCTCGACCCGTGGGATGGTGCCGTGAAAGGTGTGCAGACGTTGCTTGCAATACAGACTGGTCATGTGGAGCTGGTAGCACAGAGGAAATTCCATTGCAGCTTACTGACACACTGGAAGAACATTCAGATGGCAATACTGCAACAGCTGAAAGAAGTTCACAAATTCAG gAACAGTGGGAATCAAAAAATGAGCTGTGTAGCAGTGATTTAAAGATAAGCACTGACAG gccAGTACACCTTGACAAACAAGCTGTGAAGAATTCTACATCAAGCTACTGTCAAAAAATACTGCAGAGAGCAATTGAAGCAGAATTGCAGATTCTAAACATTCATTATCAgatgtgttatcagcactgctTGAAGATTTACAAACTGGCTTTGGAGGAAAACACAGGTTTTAGCAGGCACGTACTTTgtccttttaaatga